The Syngnathus typhle isolate RoL2023-S1 ecotype Sweden linkage group LG11, RoL_Styp_1.0, whole genome shotgun sequence genome contains a region encoding:
- the snrpc gene encoding U1 small nuclear ribonucleoprotein C, protein MPKFYCDYCDTYLTHDSPSVRKTHCSGRKHKENVKDYYQKWMEEQAQSLIDKTTAAFQQGKIPPTPFAGAPPPGAPPRPGMLPTPPMAGPPMMPMMGPPPHGMMPGGPGMRPPMGAPMQMMPGPPHMMRHPRPMMMPVRPGMMRPDR, encoded by the exons ATGCCGAA GTTTTACTGTGACTACTGCGACACCTACCTTACGCACGATTCG CCATCTGTAAGGAAGACACACTGCAGTGGgagaaaacacaaagaaaatgtGAAGGACTACTACCAAAAATGGATGGAAGAGCAGGCCCAGAGCCTCATTGATAAAACCA CGGCTGCTTTTCAACAAGGAAAAATTCCCCCCACGCCATTTGCAGGTGCCCCCCCTCCTG GTGCTCCTCCACGTCCAGGCATGCTGCCCACGCCGCCCATGGCCGGTCCTCCCATGATGCCCATGATGGGACCCCCGCCTCATGGAATGATGCCTGGCGGACCCG GAATGCGGCCACCGATGGGAGCGCCCATGCAGATGATGCCGGGACCACCTCACATGATGCGTCACCCTCGACCCATGATGATGCCCGTCAGGCCGGGCATGATGAGACCGGACAGATAA
- the ilrun gene encoding protein ILRUN codes for MEGTDMDVDAELMQKFSCMGTTDKDVLITEFQRLLGFQLNPAGCAFFLDMTNWNLQAAIGAYYDFESPSINTPSMSFVEDVTIGEGESVPPDTPFTKTWRIQNSGAESWPPGVCLKYIGGDQFGHVNTVMVKSLEPREVADVSVQMRSPVSPGMYQGQWRMCTATGLFYGDVIWVILSVEVGGLLGVTQQLSSFETEFNTQPQRDVQDDFNPFASPQKNKRDSDGSECPGENTAAHNAANRTSNGLQANLTPLTRGQGVHGPYPFGQS; via the exons ATGGAGGGCACGGACATGGATGTGGACGCGGAGCTCATGCAGAAGTTCAGCTGCATGGGCACCACGGACAAGGACGTCCTCATCACGGAGTTCCAAAGACTCCTGGGCTTCCAGCTCAACCCCGCTGGCTGCGCCTTCTTCCTGGACATGACTAATTG GAACCTCCAGGCTGCCATCGGCGCTTATTATGACTTTGAGAGTCCCAGCATCAACACGCCGTCCATGTCGTTTGTGGAAGACGTGACTATCGGAGAAGGCGAATCGGTCCCGCCTGACACGCCCTTCACAAAAACCTGGAGGATACAGAACTCAG GCGCTGAGTCATGGCCGCCGGGCGTGTGCCTCAAGTACATCGGTGGTGACCAGTTCGGTCACGTCAACACGGTAATGGTGAAGTCTCTGGAGCCTCGGGAAGTGGCCGACGTCAGCGTACAGATGAGGAGTCCCGTGTCGCCTGGCATGTATCAGGGCCAGTGGAGGATGTGCACCGCCACCGGCTTGTTCTACGGAG ACGTGATCTGGGTGATCCTGAGCGTGGAAGTTGGCGGTCTCCTGGGCGTCACGCAGCAGCTGTCGTCCTTCGAGACCGAATTTAACACGCAGCCTCAGCGCGACGTTCAAGACGACTTCAATCCCTTTGCCTCGCCGCAGAAGAACAAGCGAGACAGCGACGGCAGCGAGTGCCCCGGCGAGAACACGGCAGCTCATAATGCGGCCAACAGGACGTCCAATGGCCTGCAGGCCAATCTGACGCCGCTCACACGCGGACAG ggtGTTCATGGACCATATCCGTTCGGACAGAGCTAG